The genomic window AATGCTCAAGTTTGAGGTCTTTTTATAGAGGTCTTTTTTTTTAGAGGTCTTTTATACCCCACTGACCAGAAACTAAAATCTGGCATGTAAAAAATTAAGCCACATACAAAGCATTGTTGTAAACAAATTAGTACAGGATGCCTCTAGGGGAGTTTTGGACTTCAAATAGCACATTATTAATGACAAGCCAGGACATTTCATCCTTCTCTTGACCAAGTGCCAGTCCTCAATTTCCAGGCGATCATGGAGATAAATGTACAGCTAGCACACTTATTTAGTTCATCTTTATACAGTCAAAGTTGGATTTCTTTACCAGGCTCCAATAGCTACTCTACAACTAAGATAATATAATCTAAGCAACTGCatattttcattagttttctatATGATAAATTGAACTAGGCTGGAAGTTCAAATTTTTTTGCCATGCTTGATTGATTATTTTACCAATGGAGAGTAGAAATAACAACAAATTGGTTTGGTGAACTTCCATGTAGTAGTACAACTTTGTCTTTGAAACCACTTAAATGATTTTTGAGTActacttttactttctttctttttgtattctctACTCCTCTCTTTACCCACTCCCTGCCCACACACCGCATGTTTTATTCTATATCTTcctctgtttaaaattttttatttattttttgacacagggtctcgctctgtcacccaggctggagtgcagtagcaccgtctcagctcactgcaacttccatctcccaggctcaagcgattcttgtgcctcagcctcccgagtagctgggactataggtgcctgccaccacacctggttaattttttttgtatttttggtagagatggggtttcaccttgttgcttgtcttgaattcctgagctcagacgATCTACttacctcggcctgccaaagtgctgggattataggcctgagccaccacgcccagccatgctgtatcttcctctttttaaaaataactcaccACTACTGGTAGTGTTTGAGTTGGTGATCAAGATGTGAAAGGAATAATCTAGCTCCTTAATAATACTCAATTTAGCTGGTACCATCAGAGAAACACATTGCCTAGATTATTTACTTCAAATTAAAACATCAGTCAGATAGCTTTTTAACCTCCCCTCCAGTTAATCTATCTTTGACTAagaaataaggcagaaaaagactCAAATTAAGATGAGAACACCAAAATTATTCCAGTGTCTGAATTGAGATAGTGGAGCATTCTGGAGGAAATTAAGCTAGTAATGTTTTAGGAAATTAATCAGGAGATGAACTGAAGAGATATAGATAGCAATATAGTGGGTCTTCAGCTACCATACTCTGGTATAAGTATATGCAGTTTTGCTCTTAAGCTGTTTATTGGTGTGGCTTATAAAGCATTACATTCTAATTAACTTTTTTGTGACCTCTTAGAATTACTAGGCACATTAAAATAGGGGAGAGGAAATTACTATAGAAACATAATAACATTGTACTTATACATCATTTTCTACTAGTCATCAAATTATATTATATTCACTACTTTATAGATCTGTTTATCTTACTATGTTCAGATTTCCTTGAGAGCGACTGTAGCAATTTCATTCTCTTGAAGATAATAGATACTCAAAAATGTTTCTTATATGCCATAATGGATATGAACATATTTTATGAACTTCAAGATGCTGCTAGGTATTACTATTAAGAAGCGAAGCataagaaatgaagataaaagtaATGTTTCACTAAAATTATCTCTTGGGGCTTATATAAATTTGTCAAAATATAACTCAATAAAATAGCATagatatttctaaaaagaaagcaCTCTATTCTctggggaggaaaaagaaaaactatacaacccacttttattttatttttattattttattgatagaGATGTTTAGGTTTATATTTCATGTGTCAGTTTTTACTCCAAAATGTTGATGTAAATATATTATTCCTCATTAAAGTAATGGAATTTTCTaacttaattaataaattatctaaagtaataaattttcttaatttattaagcCAGCTGTTATTTTTCAGAACccaaatatatttattggaaaaaaagTTGTTACTTTAATAGTTTTGTAAGAAGTATTGGTTATTTTCTCATATAGATAATGTGACCATTATATGTCATGTGTACTTAATACAGCTATTTTTCTAGCCCTCAGTTCTTTACAAAATGCTAAATCAGACACTGGATCTCTAGTACTTAAAAAACGCCTGGCACATATTAGTTTCCAGTACGTATTTTTTGACAAAACTAATATAAAAAGTAGGACACTAGaaaaaacttcttaaaatttcaaatataataaataaacacaggtttttaaatacaaaaaagttttaaaatactttttaaaatattaaaagtcttTTATTGATCATCATATTTCTTGACAACAAAAAATTGAGATAAATtagcttaaagaaaaatgtatttaccaTGACCATATGGTTAAGTGTTAGAAAATTCCTGCTAAAGGATTGTTTTAATTACTAGTTGTATATAATCtatgaaaacattataaatatatttcaaattttcataattattaaacatgaaagtaaatttttttgAAGGGTATCTTTGAAGGGTATCTTTTTGTGATTgtcagcctattttattttattttattttattttttgagagggagttttgctcttgttgcccaggctggagtgcaacagctgatctcggctcactacaacctccacctcttaggttcaagtgattctcccacctcagcttcctgaatagctgtgattacaggtgcccgccaccacgcatggctatttttgtatttttagtagagatgtggtttcaccatatgggccaggctggtcttgaactcctgacctcaggtgatccacctgcctcggtctcccaaagtactgggattacaggcgtgaaccaccgtgccaggccaagcCTCTTTTTAGTGTATAATCAGATGTGGTAAAATAGCAGAGTGTCATGGCaataaagtttgttttcttttttaaaaataatttttttatttttttattttttggctgggcatggtggcttgaggtcgagagtttgagaccagcctggccaacatggcgagacccctatctttactaaaaatacaaatatcagccagacatggtggtaggcacctgtattcccagctagtatggaagctgaggcaagagaattgcttgaacctgggaagcagaggttgcagtgggctgagatctcgccactatacttcagcttgggcgacagagtgagacttcatctcaaacaaacaaaaaaattaaattgacgaataataattgtatgtatttgtaGGGTAATAATGATGTTTCATTACACAGAATGTACAGTGACCAGATCAGGGTATTTAGCATATTActtatctcaaacatttatcatttctttattttggaaatttgtcACCTAGAATGTTAGACTTTGTAGTTGTTACTAATTGAAATATTCATAGTGATTTTCTGACTTTGAACATTATTTTATCACTATATTTCAACTTACTCACTTATAGAAAGTGGAATCTTAGCTGACTTCTATGACTTCTATGATCTCAAAACTTCTATGATACTGCAATGAAAAAACATAAGAATCCTGGGtatattttaacttctatttatttaaatgttattttggaataattttagatttatagacaAATTGCAAacatagtacagagagttcctgtgcttattttcttgattattagACTTGTAATTGTGACTTATGTAAATACTACTGTGTGactttgaaacatttatttacttcatACCTCAGTTTACTAATCTATAAAAAGGTAAATCTTACTGTGTGACTTCTGCAGAAGTTTTAAGCTCTaagattttatgattttaaatatacatccctcacatgtttccatttgtattttaatgCACCTTATACGATGTTTTGTGGGGTGTGTATGTGCATGAATAAATTATTCGCCTGCTTTATTAAGCCAACTGTTATTTTTCAGAACCCAAATATTTTACAGTGAACCTCAGTGTTAATATCTACAATGTAGCTTAATAGGCTTTGCTAAAGCATGTTAATTCAATAATACGCCTATCTGAATTCATACCCCAAACTATTCATTTCGGACTTTTTACTTTTGTGGCTTAAAACTTATGAATTTGCTTTTGTCCTATGGGTTTACTTATTGCTTATCTGTAttacttttcatttcaaaaaaatttagtgAAGACATCCTATATGAATTTAACTTATCAAAAAGAATTAaggtaaaataagcaaaaaagttGAATCATAATGCACTTAATTCATAGCTAatatccattttatttcattcataatATCTACATCTTTTTTACTTCTAGCGTTACATTTTAGTAATCATGATTTGAATTACTAATCTCTTACTTTGAACGAACTTTGCTCTGGTAGATATATTTTAAACCAGGGAGCTCCCACATTTCATAAAGTGTGTTTCATGAACCTCGGCCCCTGTTTCTAAAAGGTATGTGGGCAGGAGAGTGCTACTCCAGTTGTGAGCTTTAGTTCACCCACAATCTGTTCCCAGCACCCCTCTTAATTGGGTCTGTGGGACACTGTCCCTAATGCATCAGAAGTTTCTCCATTCCGCAGATCTCTCACTCCAACTTTAAATTGCTCTGGGAATTGGGGAACAATTCCAAtaactgctgcataacaaatatttactcttcTACATCTGTAGAATGCGACCTCTCTTGCTGAGCCTGACCTTAATTCAGAATGCTGACATAAACACTAAGAAAAAGTACTTGGTTCTTCTAGGAGGTGGACATAATTTATCACTATAAAGTAAGTCCTGAATCATATGAAACTTATAATTAAACTCTATAAGTAAAAGTGCTattcaatatgcattttaatttgaataatatGAAGCAATATAGGTACCAATTCATTATCACCAAAATACAGCCAtgaattattagtattatttaattattacttGTATTATGTTAATTAATCCTTAAAGCAATTTTGatactctatatattttttagaatattctACAAGTAAAGTAATGCAGGTatgcaaataagaaaactgaggctgtaAATTGCAGGCAAAGAACTTCAACCCAAAGGCTTTGATTCTAGTGTTAGGCACTTTTCCACTATGCCGCCAATGTCATATATATTGAAATAAGTATTAGGTGATCCCTCTATGCTTACAGTACATAAACTGCTCGTTATTTGTATAAGAAAGCAGATTATCAGTACTGAATGaaaggtatatattttataattaaagcctgctatgaaagaataaatgtggCATACCAATGTTGTCCTGCTCGTGAATCCACAAATACTGCACAGGGAGGGAAATTGCATGAGTCCAGAAAGTAACCTTTCACCTGTTTCAAAACCCATGTATTATGTGCAGTCCCTGTGTTAGACTTAGGTGTGGAAGaatgagcaaaacagacaagCTCTTTCCCTAAGTCTCCTTTATCTCACAGTATACAAGATAACTAATTTAAATTGTCAGGAGCAGAAGACAGTGGATTTGAATTAATGTTTTgctgttcatttccttttgtatttgtGACTGTCCTTTACCCAGTGTTTCCTATGGCTATTTCTGTACCCCGCTTGAGGCGTCTGAAGTAATATAAATAATTGCCCCTTTCTCTGGGTACTGTTGAAAGTATATTCAATTTGTTTTTGTGACCTCAATTTTTCTGTAGTTCTCACTGACCATTTACTGCTTTTGACATTTGATTTCTATACAGATTTTAATGCCACTTTTCAGGCAGCATAGTAATATGAAGACAGTAGACTTTGGATCTCTGCCTGTTATTAGACATGTGACCTTGGCACAAAACATGGCACATAGGAAGCTACAATAAAAGTTGTCTGAATAAATGCAgagattttccttccttccttccttctttccttccttctttctttccttctttccttctttccttctttccttctttccttccttccttccttccttccttccttctttccttctttccttctttccttccttccttccttccttccttccttccttccttccttccttccttccttcctccctccctccctccctctctctcttcctccctccctccctccctccctctcttcctccctccctccctccttcctttaccctttcttccttttcttatctcccttcctccctccatcccttcccttccacccttcctctcttcctcccatcttccctgctttctttcctccctgcctcctttccctccttctctctctccttaaagcttaataataaaaatcaacaatCTATTGTGGGCTCAGTTTTTTTGGCTTAAAGATTGAGATTGTATATTCTCTTCCTTGTCTTTCTCTTCaaagtttaaatatttctattgtgTATCCTTAACTAAGTTTTTCCTGTAGTAAAGATTCTGTGAGTTGGATTTCTGACTCCCGATAATATCTGCTCTACACAAAACTTCCCAGTGACTATCATGTGACCAACAGTCACAGTGTGGGGAAGAGTGGGTGTGCTACCATTCTCAAAACCGTTAGCCCATGCAAAACCTACACTTGTGATTTTCACCAAAATTACATCTAGTAGTGATTATGTAAAGATCAATTTTCAGGCCTAGTCTGTAATTAGTGACAACTCCACTAACCTAAGTGCTTTAATTCTCTGAAttacatttctactaaaaaatctTGTAACACCATCTTCTATGAGATCAAATTTAGAGAACTGCTGAAGTCTAATGGGGTAGGTGCTTACCCCACGCTCTGTGCTTTCTAGTGAGGGACCTCTTTTCCACTAAAAGAAATGCCAATTTTTCTGCCCAATTTTAGAGTCTTTCTATATGCACCTGTCAGACTTTCTTTCTCAGATGTGTTTCCCACCACTCTTTCCCAGAAACTCCCTTGTTCTGCCAGTTGGCTTACTCCTAACTTTGGTCTAAATTCTCACTTTTGAGATATCCCTTTTCTCTTTTAACCCTGTCTCATTCTTTTCCATACTCCCAGAGTCAGCTGAAGACTGAAACTCCGGACTTCTCCTTGGCCTAATTTAGTTCTCATAAAATTCTTCCTTCTGGGAAAAACTGTAATTTTCACATAAGCTATAGAAAGTGACTATAAATTATTTCGATATGTTATTTTCTTATATCCCTACCTAAATTACGAACATTGTAATGACAGGCACTTTAAaaatgctgctttttaaaaatatgtgtttcaataatattttaaaagagtatttaaaaatatggtgTCAATCTGGAGTTTCTGTAATACATCAAAGAATTATGCTCTTGAAATTTTCCATGTTCTTATTGCCAATCTATATAATAAGGCAGAAGAAAATTGGCTTGAATTAGAAACATCTAGATAATTGGCCAACTCAGTATAGACTAAGCCTTGCTACTCAAGTGCTTTTGGGACCAGTGGTGTAAGCGTCACCTGGGCACCTgcaagaaatgcagaatctcaggacCCGCCCTGAACACTAAAAGACAATCTGAAGGTTTTTAGGTTTCCCAGATGCttaccgggtgcagtggctcatgcctgtaatcccagcactttgggaggctgaggtgggcagatcacaaggtcaagagatggagaccatcctggccaacacagtgaaaccctgtctctactaaaaatacaaaagttagctgggcatggtggcacacgcctgtaggtggaggttgcagtcagcccagattgcgccactgcactccagcctggtgatggagtgagactctgtctcaaaaaataaataaataaataaataaaatttctagatGCTTTACATGTATATGAAAATTAGTGAAGCCAGAACTAGACTTGGTGTCAAAAATATTAGCTTTacattccattttattatttactgcCTAGTTAACCTTGGCCAAGTTCCatattttatagttgaaaaatggggttaatataaagaatattataatttgtaaattgtaaagtggtatacatacacatatatacatatttatatgaaatattaagacactattactatttttatcaGTTGacttaaataagtaaattatcaAGACAGACTCTTAAACTACAGagtaaaatatgtaaagagaCCACGTAACATTCTCCAAAGACTATCATGTTTATGTGGAGCTGTTCTGTGCAATGGTCTTGTCATAGGAACAGTCATACAAGATACTATGAGATCAACAACTAAGTATGCCTTTAAACAGTTGTCAAATTTCAGGGTATGTGATTCAATGTATTGTTATTAAATGTCTATACAATACACAATTAAACTAACTATAAGTTGTTAGCATCAGacctataaaaaatataaacacacaaaaatttctgtgaaattttAACCACTTTGTAAATTGCTGAATTAAAATTCCAGTCTTGTTGAGTAGTCTTTTGCCCTTTTTACTGCTTGTTTGCTGGGGTTGATGAAATGAAGATGTTAGGCTTAGAGTTGTTGATTGGCCAGGGGTTTCAGAAACCTCAGCTCGGGAGAGTGTCCTCAACTCAGGAACACGTCCTCAAGAGCAGGAAAGGTTCTGTCTGCATGTGTGTCTGATCGTAGGTAGATCTTCACATATTGGCAATGAGGTATAGGTACTTCCATCATTCCCAGATTCATTGTGTTCTAGTCACACACATTACTGAAGATAACTGGATGTCAGAACTTCAAGCAAGCACTCCTTCTAATATGTGCCAAAAGAATAATTGTTCAGGTAATTTGTACTGTTTGTTTCTTGGcagtaaatacattttatgttagaTCTTCTTTTGATTTCCTGAAAGCAGATGACATGGGTGAGATTAACCAGACActtgtgtcagaatttctttttctgggtCTTTCTGGATACCCAAAGATTGAGATCATTTACTTTGCTCTCATTCTAGTTATGTACCTAGTGATTCTAATTGGCAATGGTGTTCTAATCATAGCAAGCATCTTGGATTCTCGTCTTCACACACCCATGTACTTCTTCCTGGGCAACCTCTCTTTCCTGGATATCTGCTATACATCCTCCTCTGTTCCCTCAACATTGGTGAGCttaatctcaaagaaaagaaacatttctttctctggaTGTGCAGTGCAGATGTTCTTTGGGTTTGCGATGGGGTCAACAGAATGTTTACTTCTTGGCATGATGGCATTTGATCGTTACGTGGCCATCTGTAACCCGCTGAGATACCCCATCATCATGAGCAAGGTGGCATATGTCCTGATGGCTTCTGTGTCCTGGCTCTCCGGTGGAATCAATTCAGTTGTACAAACATTACTTGCCATGAGGCTGCCTTTCTGTGGGAATAATATTATCAATCATTTCACATGTGAAATATTAGCTATCCTCAAGCTAGCTTGTGCTGATATATCCCTCAATATTATCACCACGGTGATATCAAATATGGCCTTCCTGGTTCTTCCACTGatggtcatttttttctcctatatgtTCATCCTGTACACCATCTTGCAAATGAATTCAGCCATAGGAAGACACAACGCATTTTCTACGTGCTCAGCTCACCTGACTGTGGTGATCATATTTTATGGTACCATCTTATTTCTGTATGCAAAACCGAAGTCTCAGGACCTGACTGGGGAAGAAAAATTGCAAGCATCAGACAAGCTCATTTCTCTGTTTTATGGGGTAGTGACCCCCATGCTGAATCCTATAATCTATAGCTTGAGAAATAAGGATGTAAAAGCTGCTGTAAAATATCTGCTGAACAAAAAACCAGTTCACTAAGGAAACCGGGACATGTAGGTCTTTGTTTAACAGTCACAAAGATGGACTCATAGGTAAATCAGCGTCAACCTTTTTTGGAGAAAccatggtgagagagagagatttttatcCTTTGCCTTTCCTAGCCCTGCTCAGCTAGAATCACCGAGAGCTACAGTTTGCTACAAACTCCAACATGCCCTGATCCAGATTTCACAAACATAGTTAATTCTCTTAGAATCTCTTCCCTTGTGATGTCTGAAATGAGTGTTTTTGTGTAGAAACATAGTGGAAAACAATCACACTGTAAGTGTTGGAAATAGAGAGGCAATAGTAGAAAATCTGCACTTCCATAAACTACCTAGGTGATATTGGAtagattattctttctttctaagaCATAGTTACCTTACTtgtaataaggaaataaaataatacaaaaatccaGGTCCCAGTATCATTTAATGTTTCAATAAGTTGGAGGAAGCACCTAGCGTAATACTGGCTTCACAA from Macaca thibetana thibetana isolate TM-01 chromosome 15, ASM2454274v1, whole genome shotgun sequence includes these protein-coding regions:
- the LOC126937363 gene encoding olfactory receptor 13C3 — its product is MGEINQTLVSEFLFLGLSGYPKIEIIYFALILVMYLVILIGNGVLIIASILDSRLHTPMYFFLGNLSFLDICYTSSSVPSTLVSLISKKRNISFSGCAVQMFFGFAMGSTECLLLGMMAFDRYVAICNPLRYPIIMSKVAYVLMASVSWLSGGINSVVQTLLAMRLPFCGNNIINHFTCEILAILKLACADISLNIITTVISNMAFLVLPLMVIFFSYMFILYTILQMNSAIGRHNAFSTCSAHLTVVIIFYGTILFLYAKPKSQDLTGEEKLQASDKLISLFYGVVTPMLNPIIYSLRNKDVKAAVKYLLNKKPVH